Part of the Terriglobia bacterium genome is shown below.
AATTACCGCCTCTGCCGCGTTTGCTTTGGTAGCCTCGCCGGGCGTTCTTTGCCTGGCGGGGGCTGGTGTCTGCGGATTGCAGGAAATCGGCAGGTCTGCCTCTTCACGCAAGAGCCCCCGCCACAAACAGCGTGGCGAGGCTACCAAACCTGACGCCTCCGCAGGGCTTATCGCCGTTATTCCAATTTCCGAATTCAGGCTGGGTCCCCTTCATTATACAACATTAGATAATACATAATTGCGTAATGCAAGATTGTGTGCTATAACCTCCTTTCATGGACAATCCCTTCCAATTTGGACGCGAGTTGGGGGCCGGCGAGTTGGTCGACCGCCAGGAAGAGATTGCCGAGGTCGTCGGCGCGCTCCGCAAGGGCGAAAAGCTCTTCCTCGTCGGTCCTCGGCGATTCGGCAAGACCTCGATCTTAAAGGCGGCCAGTGATCACGCCACGCGCCAGGGAGCCGTGGTGCTTCGCTACAACGCCGAAGGATACCCGTCCCTGGACATGATGGTGAGTGCCATCGTGGCGGATGCCGCAAAAAGCCTCAAGGGAGGCGTCGATCGCGCCGGGGCGCTGATCAAAAGGTTTTTCTCCCGGCTCCGCCCGGAATTAAGCTTTGATGTGAATGAATCGACGTGGAAGGTCAACCTGGGCGCCGCCGTTTCGGAAGGCCACGCCCAGGTGACTATGCTTATTGACGCCCTGGGCGCGCTCGAGAAGATGGCCGGCGAGATTTCGCCGCGACGCCCGACCGGTCTAGTGCTGGATGAGTTTCAGAAGGTCATCGAGCTGGGCGGAGAAGCCACGGAAGGACAGCTTCGAGCGGCCATCCAGCAACACCGCCACGTCGGATATGTTTTCGCCGGGTCGAAGACGCGGATGCTGACCGACATGACCACCGAGGCGTCGCGCCCGTTCTATCGACTGGGCTCGGTGCGATTTCTGGGACCGGTCCCGCGCCTTCAATTTGAGCGCTTCCTGAGGACCCAGTTCTCGCGGGGCGGTTTTCACATCGAGGGGGGCGGCAGCAAGACCAGCCCCCGCGATCCGGTGGCCCTCATCCTGAATCGGGCCGAGGAGGTTCCCTACAACGTCCAGCTGCTGGCCCATGCCTGTTGGGAACAATTGACCGGCGCCTCATCGGGAAAGGCGGGTGGTCGCATCCTGAGTGAAGCCGCGGTCGAGGATTCACTCGACCGGATCATCCGGCAGTACGATCCCTTCTACACCCAGCTTTGGAATCAACTCACCTCGATCCAGCAGAAGACCCTCATTGCAGTGATGCAAGAGGGTGGCGTGAGCCTGCTTTCCATGAAGGTCGCGCGCGCCGTGGGCAGTGGCCCCTCCACCTTGCAACGGTCCCTGGAAGCGTTGCTGGCGCGTGACATCTTGCGCCAGGAGCAGTCGGCGGGCAGCCTCCGCTACCGCTTTGACGACCCCTTTTTCGCCGCCTGGATCAGCGCCTTCGCCGCCAGCTTGTGATTTGGAGTGCGGTCCGTCCCGGACCGCTTTCCGTCTTTCCGCAACCGTTGGCGTTTCTTCTGACAACTTCCATGTCCATACCAAAGCGGCCCGGGACGGGCCGCACTCCAAAGCCTTTCGGAATTCGGTCTGTCAAAGCGGACCGCTTCCCGTCTTTCCGCATCCGTTGGCGTTTCTTCTGATAACTTCCATGTCCCTACCAAGCGGCCCGGGACGGGCCGCACTCCAAAGCCTTTCGGAATTCGGTCTGTCAAAGCGCACCGCTTTCCGTCTTTCCGCAACCGTTGGCGTTTTTTCTGATAACTTCCATGTCCCTACCAAAGCGGCCCGGGACGGGCCGCACTCCAAAGCCTTTCGGAATTCGGTCTGTCAAAGCGCACCGCTTCCCCTCTTTCCGCATCCGTTGGCGTTTCTTCTGATAACTTCTATGTCCCTACCAAAGCGGCCCGGGACGGGCCGCACTCCAAAGCCTTTCGGAATTCGGTCTGTCAAAGCGCACCGCTTTCCGTCTTTCCGCAACCGTTGGCGTTTCTTCTGATAACTTCCATGTCCCTACCAAGCGGCCCGGGACGGGCCGCACTCCAAAGCCTTTCGGAATTCGGTCTGTCAAAGCGGACCGCTTTCTGTCTTTCCGCATCCGTTGGCGTTTTTTCTGATAACTTCCATGTCCCTACCAAAGCGGCCCGGGACGGGCCGCACTCCAAATTCGGCGGCCAGGTGGATGATCTGGCATTTCCGTGTATAATTCACGGCTCGGATATCTCAAGAAACCTGGTCGGACCGCAGGCTTCAACAGGTCTGTTTGAAAGGAGCTTCAAGAGTCTTCGATGTGGATAGTTCGACTGGCCCTGCGCCGACCTTACACCTTCGTTGTCGTGGCGATCCTGCTCCTGATCCTGGGTCCGTTCGCCATTATCCGCACCCCCACCGACATCTTTCCCAACATCAACATCCCGGTGGTCAGCGCCTTATGGGGCTATGCGGGGATGGATCCCGAGCAGATGTCCGAGCGGATCGTCTACAACTACGAACGCGCCCTGACCACCACGGTCAACGATATCGAACACATCGAATCGATATCGCTGAATGGCACAGCCGTGGTCAAGATCTTCTTCCAGCCCCACATCCAGATCGCCAACGCGGTGGCCCAGGTGACCGCCATTTCGCAGACGGTCTTGCGAGGGATGCCTCCCGGAACCAACCCGCCGCTGGTCATCCAGTACAACGCCTCCACCGTGCCCATCCTACAGCTCGCCCTTTCGGGTCAGGGGCTTTCGGAGCAGCAGCTCTTCGATTATTCCGTCAACTTCATCCGCACCACGCTGGTGACGACACCGGGCCTGGCGATGCCTTTTCCTTACGGGGGCAAGCAGCGGCAGGTCGAGGTTGATCTGAACACAGCGGCGCTGCAATCCAAAGGACTGGCGCCCAGCGATATCGTGAACGCCATCAGCGCACAGAACCTGATCATTCCGGCGGGCACGGCCAAGATCGGGACCTTCGAATATGCCGTGGACATGAATTCAGCCCCCACCACCATCCAGGGGCTGAACGAGCTCCCCATCAAAGCGGTCCACGGCTCGACGATCTATGTCCGCGATGTCGCCAACGTGCGGGACGGCTATCCGCCGCAGACCAATATTGTGCGCGTCGATGGACAGCGCTCCGTCCTCATGGTCGCGCTCAAGAACGGAGCCGCTTCGACACTGGCCGTGGTTGCGGGCATCAAGGAGAAACTCCCGCGCATCCAGGCGGGACTCCCTCCTCAACTCCAGATCCACCCTCTTTCGGACCAATCCATCTTCGTGCGGGCGTCGATCGACGGGGTCGTGCGGGAAGCGCTGATCGCGGCCTGCCTGACGGCCCTCATGATCCTGGTGTTCCTGGGAAGCTGGAGGAGCACGATCATCATTGCCGTGTCCATCCCGCTGTCGATTCTCACCTCGCTCATTGTGTTGAGCGCGCTGGGTGAGACCATCAACATCATGACCCTGGGCGGGCTCGCCCTCGCCGTCGGAATCCTGGTGGACGACGCCACCGTCGCCATCGAGAACATCGATCGGAACCTCGATCAGCGCAAAGAGCTGGAGCAGGCCATCCTCGACGGCTCGCAGCAGATCGCCGTGCCCGCCTTTGTATCGACACTTTCCATTTGCATCGTCTTCGTCCCAATGTTCTTCCTGACGGGTGTGGCGCGTTATCTGTTCGTTCCGATGGCGGAAGCCGTGGTGTTCGCGATGCTGGCGTCCTACCTGCTGTCTCGGACGCTGGTGGTGACGATGGCCAAGTACCTTCTGCTTTCACAAACAGAAGAAGAAGCGCATGCGTTGGCCGCGAAGTCGCGCAATCCGTTCGTGCGGCTCCAACTCAAATTTGAGAGGGGTTTTGAACATTTCAGGGAGAGCTATCACCGCGCGCTCGAGGCCAGTCTCCGTCACCAGAGGTCGTTCATCGTCGCTTTTTTCGCCGCCTGCGCGCTTTCTTTTGCCCTGCTTCCCTGGCTGGGGCAGGACTTCTTCCCGCGGGTCGACAGCGGGGAATTCAAGCTGCATCTGCGCGCCCCCACCGGCACCCGCATCGAAGAGACTGCGGCGCTGTGTGACCGCGTGGAACAGGACATCCGCCGGCAGATCCCGCCGTCAGAAGTAGTCAGCATCATCGACAACGTCGGCCTTCCCTATAGCAGCATCAATCTGTCGTACAGCAATTCGGCGCCGATCGGGACCGCCGATGCCGACATCCTGGTATCGCTCAGCAAGGACCACCATCCCACGGCCGATTACGTGAGAAAACTCCGCGTGATCCTGGCCCGTGACTTTCCGGGAATCACGTTCTATGACCTTCCTGCCGACATCGTCAGCCAGATCCTGAATTTTGGTTTGCCGGCGCCGCTGGATGTTCAGATTGTGGGACGCAACCTGGCGGGAAATCGCGCTGTGGCCGAACGGCTCCTGAACCAACTCAAGTTCGTCGCCGGCGTGGTGGACCTGAGGATCCAGCAGCCGTTCAATTATCCCAAGCTGCACATCGAAGTGGATCGCACCAAGGCGCAGGAGATCGGCTACACCCAGCGCGACATCGCTCAGAATCTTCTGATCTCGCTCAGCGGCAGCTTTCAGACTTCGCCCACGTTTTGGCTCGATCCGAGGACCGGCGTCAGTTACAGCATTGCGACGCAAACCCCGCAGTACCGCATCCAATCACTTCAGGACCTGCAGAACGTGCCCGTGACCAGTCCCAACGCGTCGATCCCCCCTCAAATCCTGGCCGGGCTGGCCTCCTTCAACCGCGGCGCGGAGCTGGGCGAGGTGTCGCATTACGACATCGCCCCGGTCATCGACATTTATGGAGCGGTCCAGGGACGCGATCTGGGAGGCGTTGCCCGCGATGTGACCCCGATCATTGATCAAGCCAGAAAAGATCTGCCGCGCGGGTCCGACATCGTGGTCCGCGGGCAGATCGACACCATGCGCTCTTCTTACAGCGGGCTGCTGGCAGGACTGGTGTTCTCGATCTTCCTGGTGTACCTGTTGATCGTGGTGAACTTTCAGTCGTGGCTGGACCCGTTCATCATTTTGATGGCGCTTCCGGCCGCGCTTGCCGGGATCATCTGGTTCCTGTTCGTCACCCGCACCACTGTCAGCGTGCCGGCGCTGACCGGAGCGATCATGTGCATGGGTGTGGCGACGGCCAACAGCATCCTGGTGGTCAGCTTCGCGCGCGAACGGCTGGCCGAGGGAAAAAACGCGGTGGAATCGGCGCTGGCATCCGGGGTCACGCGCTTCCGTCCGGTGCTCATGACGGCGCTGGCGATGATCATCGGCATGTTGCCGATGTCGCTCGGCCTCGGAGAAGGCGGCGAACAAAACGCCCCGCTCGGACGCGCCGTCATCGGCGGTCTGCTGTTTGCTACCGCAGCCACACTGTTTTTTGTCCCGGCCTTCTTCAGCATCTTGCATGGCCGCGGCGGGAGAGAGAAACCTGCGGGTTCGTAACGTGCCGCAATTATCGTCCCCCGGGGTGCCGCAGGCATGCGGGTGCCGCAGGCATGCGCTCTTGGCATGCCTGCGACTCGCTTTGGTAGCCTCGCCACGCCCTTTGTGGCGGGGGCTTGTGGTTGAATTCATCACAACGCTTGGGGATGTGGAATGAATTGGGTTTCTTACTCCCATCAGAGTTCCTCGGGTGCCGCAGGCATGCGTTCTTGGCATGCCTGCGACTCGCCTTGGTAGCCTCGCTCTTTGTGGCGGGGGCTTGTGTTTGAATTCATCACAACGCTTGGGGATGTGGAATAAATTGGTTCGTGATTCACTTCCGATTTGTCGGGGTGCCGCAGGCATGCGTTGTTGGCATGCCTGCGACTCGCTTTTGGATCCCCGGACCGCCAACGTTGCTGGGCGGATTCCTTTGCTGTGGGTTTTTGGCCGATTTCAGTCAAATGCTGGATGGCGTA
Proteins encoded:
- a CDS encoding AAA family ATPase yields the protein MDNPFQFGRELGAGELVDRQEEIAEVVGALRKGEKLFLVGPRRFGKTSILKAASDHATRQGAVVLRYNAEGYPSLDMMVSAIVADAAKSLKGGVDRAGALIKRFFSRLRPELSFDVNESTWKVNLGAAVSEGHAQVTMLIDALGALEKMAGEISPRRPTGLVLDEFQKVIELGGEATEGQLRAAIQQHRHVGYVFAGSKTRMLTDMTTEASRPFYRLGSVRFLGPVPRLQFERFLRTQFSRGGFHIEGGGSKTSPRDPVALILNRAEEVPYNVQLLAHACWEQLTGASSGKAGGRILSEAAVEDSLDRIIRQYDPFYTQLWNQLTSIQQKTLIAVMQEGGVSLLSMKVARAVGSGPSTLQRSLEALLARDILRQEQSAGSLRYRFDDPFFAAWISAFAASL
- a CDS encoding efflux RND transporter permease subunit, which translates into the protein MWIVRLALRRPYTFVVVAILLLILGPFAIIRTPTDIFPNINIPVVSALWGYAGMDPEQMSERIVYNYERALTTTVNDIEHIESISLNGTAVVKIFFQPHIQIANAVAQVTAISQTVLRGMPPGTNPPLVIQYNASTVPILQLALSGQGLSEQQLFDYSVNFIRTTLVTTPGLAMPFPYGGKQRQVEVDLNTAALQSKGLAPSDIVNAISAQNLIIPAGTAKIGTFEYAVDMNSAPTTIQGLNELPIKAVHGSTIYVRDVANVRDGYPPQTNIVRVDGQRSVLMVALKNGAASTLAVVAGIKEKLPRIQAGLPPQLQIHPLSDQSIFVRASIDGVVREALIAACLTALMILVFLGSWRSTIIIAVSIPLSILTSLIVLSALGETINIMTLGGLALAVGILVDDATVAIENIDRNLDQRKELEQAILDGSQQIAVPAFVSTLSICIVFVPMFFLTGVARYLFVPMAEAVVFAMLASYLLSRTLVVTMAKYLLLSQTEEEAHALAAKSRNPFVRLQLKFERGFEHFRESYHRALEASLRHQRSFIVAFFAACALSFALLPWLGQDFFPRVDSGEFKLHLRAPTGTRIEETAALCDRVEQDIRRQIPPSEVVSIIDNVGLPYSSINLSYSNSAPIGTADADILVSLSKDHHPTADYVRKLRVILARDFPGITFYDLPADIVSQILNFGLPAPLDVQIVGRNLAGNRAVAERLLNQLKFVAGVVDLRIQQPFNYPKLHIEVDRTKAQEIGYTQRDIAQNLLISLSGSFQTSPTFWLDPRTGVSYSIATQTPQYRIQSLQDLQNVPVTSPNASIPPQILAGLASFNRGAELGEVSHYDIAPVIDIYGAVQGRDLGGVARDVTPIIDQARKDLPRGSDIVVRGQIDTMRSSYSGLLAGLVFSIFLVYLLIVVNFQSWLDPFIILMALPAALAGIIWFLFVTRTTVSVPALTGAIMCMGVATANSILVVSFARERLAEGKNAVESALASGVTRFRPVLMTALAMIIGMLPMSLGLGEGGEQNAPLGRAVIGGLLFATAATLFFVPAFFSILHGRGGREKPAGS